CGTCACAACCTGTCCGTTGGAGAGTGTAAAGGTGAAGTCCTGGTCCGCCTGGGGGGCATGGTCCACCGTCACGGTGTAGGTCACCGTACCGGCGTCTTCATCGCCCCAACCTTCGGAGGTCAGCGTCGCGGTCGCTTCAATGAGGTCTGGTAGATCTGGAGGAGTCTCAGGTGGTTCCTCACCCACAATCCCCTCGATCGTATCGGTCGTACCGAAACTTACTCCCTGGGTCTCGGCGCCGCTGTCGGGGAGTATCTCGTTGCCGTCGGCATCGAATTTGACGAGGGTGAGGCCGCCGCCCGCGCCGCCGCCCGCACCGGCCGCGGTCGCGTCAATCTCGATGTCCTCGTCGCCTTCCAGGGCTTCCAGGATGCGTTCGGCTTCGGCCATCATGTCCATTGCATCGGCGGTCGCGGGACCCGCCGCGTACACGTCCTCGTCCAGAAGCACATCGCTCATTCTGCCGAGATCGATCTGCGACGGCGGAGGACCGTCAAGCATGATTGACACACTGCCGTCACTTTCTGTTATGATCCGTTCGTTGGCGTATACAACGCTGTTGGGCTCGAGTACCCGCTCCGTTCCATCGGGTGCTACCGCCTTCACCGTTCCGAAAAGAATTACTGCCTTGCCGATTGCCGTTGCCATGATGTCGTCTCCTTTTTCTCTTTATGTCCAGTAGGTACGTCGTTCTTTGAACGTGTCGTTTGATTGCAGTCTACCGCTTATT
This portion of the Syntrophales bacterium genome encodes:
- a CDS encoding retention module-containing protein gives rise to the protein MATAIGKAVILFGTVKAVAPDGTERVLEPNSVVYANERIITESDGSVSIMLDGPPPSQIDLGRMSDVLLDEDVYAAGPATADAMDMMAEAERILEALEGDEDIEIDATAAGAGGGAGGGLTLVKFDADGNEILPDSGAETQGVSFGTTDTIEGIVGEEPPETPPDLPDLIEATATLTSEGWGDEDAGTVTYTVTVDHAPQADQDFTFTLSNGQVVT